Sequence from the Platichthys flesus chromosome 2, fPlaFle2.1, whole genome shotgun sequence genome:
CTGGTTGATACTGAGGTCTCATCCTCCACCATACCGCCCATTCCAACAGTGGTCAGCATGCAGTTACGGAACTGAAAATAGAGAATATTGTGCAATTGAAAAATCCATATCAATGAatgcagaacaaaaacaaaacaatttacaatGGAAAGTTTTCAGTATTTATAAAGAAATGTGGGTTGCATAGCGCACTTTAAATACAACTATAACTTAAATAGAATCAATTATTATAGTTAGACTTTTAAGTTAGGCTTTAAtgaaaactgtggaaactctttaGAAGCCACAAGATAAAGCTGAAAGCCCTGAAAGAAATCCAGTAAATTGACGTTGTCTTATGTTCTTTGTGACTTCATGTGTTTGAGACTAATTTATGAAACATGACAGTAAAACACAACCTTATGTGTATAATGTTCTAAAGGAAAtgttcacaaataaaaatattaacgcttaaaaatgtcattttgtcTGCCAGCTGTTGTTATAAAGAATTTATAAAGTTCACTGACTCCAAACACTACAAGCATCGTACCTGTTTGTTCAACAGCACATAGATAATAGGGTTGAACAGCGCTGAGGTCTTTGAGAAGAAGGCAGGGATGGCCATGGCCATGGCTGAGAAGGCAGCTCCCTTGTTGAAGAAGATCCAGGCAGCAAAGCTGGCATATGGGGTCCAGGCCACGAGGAAGCCCAGCACCATCAGGATGCACATACGTGTCACTTCCCTCTCGGCCTTCTGGGTAGATGCTGAGTCCTGttgctgagctgcagcctgaAAATTTGGCCATCATCAGTTATTTGTATTGTGCACATCTTGTTCATTTTGAATTAGAACAGGATCAACCACGCACAATGAGTAGCTTTTCCTCAACAGCAAATATTTTGTCTAAGAATTTGTTTAAAAGTGGCCTTGACAAAAATCACACTAGACACATGTCACTTACCGCCTTCACTGTGCACACTAAGTTTCCATAAGTGAAGAAGATGGTGAAGACCGGGACACAGAAATGGCAGGTGAACATGTACAAGACGAATGACTCATTGTTGTAGCCTGGAGCCATAGTGTAGTAGTCTGGTCCACAGGAGACCTGAATACCCTCAGGGATGTACCTGTAAATACAAGACATAAAGCATAATACATGATATCAGTGTTAACATTATAAATCATAACTTTTGTGTCTGACCAAAATTACTGGGATCTAACTGGGGGTTTCTGTACTTGGATAGAAATTATATATGTCAGTGGGACCAAAAGTGAAGCAGGCTCAGGGttaatactttttaaatcatattgttGGTATTTTGTTTACCCTTGCATTTCTAGAATTTAATAAAACTTGTTATGTTGATTGAGGTACTTTGAAGACTTGAGTCTGTATCCATGGTCCAAAATATGCTTTCCATTACATTTAATCATTTGGCAGATGCTTTGTTTCAAAGAGACTGAGGGAAGACTCCACAGCTTCAGTAGAGTACGAGAGCTAGAATTATTAGGAGCTTAATCCATTACATTTAATCATTTGGCAGATGCTTTGTTTCAAAGAGACTGAGGGAAGACTCCACAGCTTCAGTAAAGTAAGAGAGCTAGAATTATTAGGAGCTTAATCTGTTCATTAAGACAGAGTGCACAAGATCAGGTTATGGAGTACACTGAAGTAAGTGGTAGTGAGGCCTGTTCACGTTTTAGAGGTGTTAGCAGAGGAAGGGCTCCTCTGATAGATGAGCCTTCAAGAGACTGTTGTATAGTAAGGGAGGGAGGCCCCTGCTCTGATAGCATTTGGTAGCTTTTTCCTCCATCAGGGAACCTCAAACGATAACAGTCTGGATTGGTATTGCATATCACGAGTCAGAGGCAGAGAAGGAGCTTGTATGATTGGGTTTGTGTAAACGGATGCCGACCCTGAGGTTGATCTGCAGGAGAGCCCTTTCTAGGCTTATTGAAGACCAGATGTGCCGCTACATACTGGACCATCTGTGAGGGTCAAATGTGTATGAAGAGACTCCAGCCAGAAAATCATCATGGCCTGCACCAAGAATTTGGTGGACTACTAAATTTTGGCAAGGCCTGCTTTTATATATGTTGTATTGTGCAAAAGGGCACATCCATGGAGACAGATGCAACAGGATAAGAGAAGGATAATTGGATTTTCAAGTCATGGTATCTTCAGAAGTCTTTCTTGGCTTGTTTCATATTTACAGATGGCCTTTGTTTTTCTGGTGTTCGCCATTATTCCTGTCTTTTTATGAGAGTATTTATTCAGCTTCATTGCTGAGATCTGCAAAAGCAACTACATTATTAGAAGAGAGGCCATAAGACTAAGCCACATGAGCAGTCACATTAGGTAGTAAACATGCCCCTGCTTTTAGCCAATTACCCTAGCCCCTTGTGTGAGATTAGTCAAAGGTAAACATGGCCACACTCAACAATAAAATATAGTATCACTGATGGATTCCATTAATATCACCACACCACCACAGAAGACCAATTAAGATTCAACGGGTAGGAAAGGACAAGACTACAAAAATAAGCCATGTCTAAATCTAGACGATAGAGTTGTAATTCTGAAGTGGAGAGAATCAGTAAAAAATGATAATTCTGCTCCCCTTGACGTGGACAAGGGGTCATGTGATCAGTTATTGGTAAGCAGTTTATTACCTTGACCAGCCAACCAGAGGAGGTATAGCGCAGGAGGCAGCCGCGATCCAGGTGAAGGCACAGCCTGTTGCAGCGTGGGTGGATGTAAATTTGAAGCTTCCCATGGGTTTACAGACAACAATATATCTCTCAATAGCCAGAACCACAAGGGACCAGAGAGACACTTGACCTGTTGGGAAGAAAAGAGAACATATGTAGTCATGGAATCTTCTGATCCTGCAATCCAGACAATCTACATGTgtgataaagacaaaaaaatcccTTTCCCAATTTGTACCTCCAAGTGTTGCCATGAATCCTTCAATTGCACAACCCACTGGTCCCAAGGAGAAGTAGCCCATTAGAGAAGAATAAAATGCGACAGTGAATCCAAAGCACACCATGATGAGTCCGGCCACAGCCAGGTTGACCAGGATGAAGTTGAGAGGTTGTCGTAGCTTCTTGTTCTGGACTGTGACCAGCAGAGTGAGAGCGTTGATGGGGAAGCCAGTGCAGATCAGGAAGAACATGTAGAAAGCCAGTAACTTGAATTGCCATGGATCCGCCAAATAATACTGTGTATATTCATATGGACTCCTAACCAGCCCCGTCCTGTTGTTCATGGGGATGTAGAAGTTCTTGCCCTCTGTGCCGTTCTCCATCTTTGCTTTGTTAGGATTTGGATTGGCAGTAGAGTATCCTGGGAGTGCTGTTAATGCAGCCAAGGGTCAGCTCTCAAACTTAATACCGCAGCTATGGTTATATATCCCCTAGGGGCAGACCCACAGGGGATGGAGAAGATAAGCAAAGAGGATCTTCTCTGGAATTTAGTGTGTAATCTGTGTATAATCACTTCTTGCACAACTTTTGTGTTTCATCATTCATTCGATAAAGAGATAGATTATTTTGGAATCTTTATCAAGGTTTTCCTATTTTGCTGCACTTGCATTGCAATGGGGAACTAGCAGATATTGTCATGAACAGCTCTGATTTTTTTCCTAGCTCTTCCAATTAACCCAAGTGTGCTTGCTACCTTAATGACCATTAAATGAAGACTCAGTCTGACCTGTATAATTTGATTATGTTACTATCCATTTAGTTGGGATGCAGCTTACAACCACATAATAGGATTTTAGAGTTCAGAGGTTCACGTAGTAGttgtcctgcagcaggaggatggatggatggatggatggatggataaatggatagatagatagatagatagatagatggatagatagatagatagatagatagatagatagatagatagatagcgacatttattttctgcatAGAAGTCTGAATGGAAGCCTTTTTTGCAAAAGATGAAGTGGtcggaaaaaaacatttgccaCTGGTGAGCTCAGTTTCAGCGTTGTGAAAGAAGGCTTAGTTAAAGATGTGGTTCAGCTGTTCTGAGCAAAGACTGTTACAAGCTCCTAAGATTTATCGATGCAATGTTTTGAGCTTGAAGTTATGATTGgtgttctttttctctctcattgtcatttcaatcaatcaatcaatcaaatttttttgtatagcccatattcacaaattacaattcatctcatagggctttaacagggtgtgacatcctctgtccttaaccctcagcaagagtaaggaaaaactacaaaaaactacaaagaggccctggatctgtgggtgataaagcaaagggattccggggaagggggatagggatggagaagaggaaggagaagctggaaagagaagctccgtgtatcatgtgtcataaaatagaacaagtaacgttctggcgcactaattagctctaactataagctttatcaaaaaggacgggttttgagcctacttttaaacagctctttaaggtataaaggcgctatattattaagggccttgaaggtgaggaggagaattttaaattctattctagatttaactggaagacagtgtagcgatgctaatattggagaaatgtgctctcttctctttgttctcgtcaggacacgtgctgcggcattttggacaagctgtagagtctttaacgacttcctgctggagcctgataataatgaattacaatagtccagtctcgatgtaacaaaggcgtggactagtttttctgcatctttttgtgaaaggacatgtctaatttttgaaatattacgcaagtggaaaaaagcggtcctagaaatttgttttaagtgactattaaaggataaatcaggatcgaagatcactcccaagttcctgactgtttcattggaagcaagggcaatgtcgtctagcgcagctatatcattagataatgcatctctaaggtgtttggggccaagtattataacctctgttttgtctgagtttattaagagaaaattgcgggtcatccaggtttttatgtccttgagacatgttcgaagtttagttaattgattactttgttcaggttttattgacaaatataactgggtgtcatccgcatagcagtggaaatttacagagtgtgtcctgataatgtttcttAGTGGaaacatatataatgagaataaaattgggccgagcacagagccctgtggaacaccatgattaactttggtgcgcacagatgactcatcattaatttgcacaaattgggagcgatcagaaaaatacgatttaaaccagttaagggcggttccattaatgttaattaactgttttagtctttgaaataaaatttgatggtcaattgtgtcgaatgctgcactgagatctaacagaactaggacagacacaagtccctgatctgaggctattaaaaggtcattagtgacttttcccaa
This genomic interval carries:
- the LOC133967495 gene encoding green-sensitive opsin: MENGTEGKNFYIPMNNRTGLVRSPYEYTQYYLADPWQFKLLAFYMFFLICTGFPINALTLLVTVQNKKLRQPLNFILVNLAVAGLIMVCFGFTVAFYSSLMGYFSLGPVGCAIEGFMATLGGQVSLWSLVVLAIERYIVVCKPMGSFKFTSTHAATGCAFTWIAAASCAIPPLVGWSRYIPEGIQVSCGPDYYTMAPGYNNESFVLYMFTCHFCVPVFTIFFTYGNLVCTVKAAAAQQQDSASTQKAEREVTRMCILMVLGFLVAWTPYASFAAWIFFNKGAAFSAMAMAIPAFFSKTSALFNPIIYVLLNKQFRNCMLTTVGMGGMVEDETSVSTSKTEVSSVS